ATCCGGAGGTGTCCGAATGGGGAAACCCACCCCTTAGGGGGTATCTTATCCTGAATACATAGGGGTAAGAAGCGAACCGGGAGAACTGAAACATCTAAGTACCCCGAGGAAAAGAAATCAACCGAGATTCCCTAAGTAGTGGCGAGCGAACGGGGACCAGCCCTTAAGTCTGTAATGTGTTAGTGGAAGGCTCTGGAAAGTGCCGCCATAGTGGGTGATAGCCCCGTACACGAAAGTGCATTATAGATGAAATCGAGTAAGGCGGGACACGTGGTATCCTGTCTGAACATGGGGGGACCATCCTCCAAGGCTAAATACTCCTGACTGACCGATAGCGAACTAGTACCGTGAGGGAAAGGCGAAAAGAACCCCGGAGAGGGGAGTGAAATAGACCCTGAAACCGTGCACGTACAAGCAGTGGGAGCCCCTTCGTGGGGTGACTGCGTACCTTTTGTATAATGGGTCAGCGACTTACTATCAGTGGCAAGCTTAACCGAATAGGGGAGGCGTAGGGAAACCGAGTCTTAATAGGGCGTCAAGTCGCTGGTAGTAGACCCGAAACCGGGCGATCTATCCATGGGCAGGTTGAAGGTTAGGTAACACTGACTGGAGGACCGAACCGACTACCGTTGAAAAGTTAGCGGATGACCTGTGGATCGGAGTGAAAGGCTAATCAAGCTCGGAGATAGCTGGTTCTCCCCGAAAGCTATTTAGGTAGCGCCTCGGACGAATACCACTGGGGGTAGAGCACTGTTTCGGCTAGGGGGTCATCCCGACTTACCAACCCGATGCAAACTCCGAATACCAGTGAGTACTATCCGGGAGACACACGGCGGGTGCTAACGTCCGTCGTGAAGAGGGAAACAACCCAGACCGCCAGCTAAGGTCCCCAAGTCCTGGTTAAGTGGGAAACGATGTGGGAAGGCTCAGACAGCTAGGAGGTTGGCTTAGAAGCAGCCACCCTTTAAAGAAAGCGTAATAGCTCACTAGTCGAGTCGGCCTGCGCGGAAGATATAACGGGGCTCAAACCAGGCACCGAAGCTGCGGATTCCTCATTGAGGAGTGGTAGGGGAGCGTTCTGTAAGTCTGCGAAGGTGTGCTGTAAGGCATGCTGGAGATATCAGAAGTGCGAATGCTGACATAAGTAACGATAAAGGAGGTGAAAAGCCTCCTCGCCGGAAGATCAAGGGTTCCTGTCCAACGTTAATCGAGGCAGGGTGAGTCGGCTCCTAAGGCGAGGCCGAAAGGCGTAGTCGATGGGAAACAGGTTAATATTCCTGTACCGCTGTTTACTGCGATGGGGGGACGGAGAAGGCTAGGCCAGCACGGTGATGGTTATCCGTGTTTAAGGTTGTAGGCAGGACGTGTAGGCAAATCCGCACGGCCAATGCTGAGGACTGATGACGAGCTCGCATGAGCGAAGTGGTTGATGCCATGCTTCCAAGAAAAGCCTCTAAGCTTCAGGTAAACAGGACCGTACCCCAAACCGACACAGGTGATCAGGTAGAGAATACCAAGGCGCTTGAGAGAACTCGGGTGAAGGAACTAGGCAAAATGGCACCGTAACTTCGGGAGAAGGTGCGCTGCCGGTGGTGAAGGACTCGCTCCGTAAGCTGCTGGCAGTCGAAGATACCAGGCCGCTGCAACTGTTTATTAAAAACACAGCACTCTGCAAACACGAAAGTGGACGTATAGGGTGTGACGCCTGCCCGGTGCCGGAAGGTTAATTGATGGGGTTAGCGCAAGCGAAGCTCTTGATCGAAGCCCCGGTAAACGGCGGCCGTAACTATAACGGTCCTAAGGTAGCGAAATTCCTTGTCGGGTAAGTTCCGACCTGCACGAATGGCGTAATGATGGCGGCACTGTCTCCACCCGAGACTCAGTGAAATTGAACTCGCTGTGAAGATGCAGCGTATCCGCGGCTAGACGGAAAGACCCCGTGAACCTTTACTGTAGCTTCACACTGGACTTTGATGTTGTTTGTGTAGGATAGGTGGGAGGCTTAGAAGCAGAGACGCCAGTTTCTGTGGAGCCAACCTTGAAATACCACCCTGACACCATTGAGGTTCTAACTCAGGCCCGTGATCCGGGTCGAGGACAGTGTGTGGTGGGCAGTTTGACTGGGGCGGTCTCCTCCCAAAGAGTAACGGAGGAGCGCGAAGGTACCCTCAGGCTGGTCGGAAATCAGCCAATGAGTGCAAGCGTAGAAGGGTGCTTAACTGCGAGACGGACAGGTCGAGCAGGTACGAAAGTAGGTGCTAGTGATCCGGTGGTTCTGAATGGAAGGGCCATCGCTCAACGGATAAAAGGTACTCCGGGGATAACAGGCTGATACCGCCCAAGAGTTCACATCGACGGCGGTGTTTGGCACCTCGATGTCGGCTCATCACATCCTGGGGCTGAAGCCGGTCCCAAGGGTATGGCTGTTCGCCATTTAAAGTGGTACGCGAGCTGGGTTTAGAACGTCGTGAGACAGTTCGGTCCCTATCTGCCGTGGACGTTGGAGATTTGAGAGGAGCTGTTCCTAGTACGAGAGGACCGGAATGGACGAACCGCTGGTGTTCGGGTTGTGATGCCAATCGCATTGCCCGGTAGCTATGTTCGGACGGGATAACCGCTGAAAGCATCTAAGCGGGAAGCCCCCCTCAAGATGAGATCTCCCTGGATCTTGAATCCTCTGAAGGGCCCTTGAAGACCACAAGGTTGATAGGTGGGGTGTGTAAGTGCTGTGAGGCATTGAGCTAACCCATACTAATTGCCCGTGCGGCTTGGCCATATAAGCTAAGAGACTTGGTTAAGCACTGGATAGACGAAGAGATTTTGTGATCGTCGCAAGCGCATGAAGATGCGAATAATCAAATTAGAGCCACCCTTATTTGAGTAAACCGGCGGCTGTGAGCGAGCGAAGAGTGAGCGAGCAGAGGAAGTAAGTCCGAGAGACTCAGCCAGAATTGCCTGGCGACCATAGCGACGTGGAACCACCTGATTCCATCCCGAACTCAGAAGTGAAACGCGTCAGCGCCGATGGTAGTGTGGGGTTTCCCCATGTGAGAGTAGGTCATCGCCAGGCATTGAAACACAGCAACCCCTGATCGGCAACGGTCAGGGGTTTTGCTTTTGCGGCGAAAAAAGCGCTGGCCTTGCTCGGCTTCCCGAAATGGGTGAGGGAGTGGGGGAAAGGCGCATCGTATCGGCCGCTTCCTCTCCCCCAGACAGCTGCGTTATCCCCAGTAACGATCCACATAGCCCTGAATTGCTTGCCGCATGAAACGGCTGGAGGCTTCTGCCTGCTCCTCCCAGGCAAAGACACAGCTGGACAGCACCCCGTCAAAGCCGCACTCATGCAGTGTTCTGAAAAACACGTCCCAGTCAATTTCGCCCTCCCCGATATTGAGGTGCTGATGCACCCGTGCGGTAGAGCCCGGAGGATTGACAATATAGCGTAGCTGAGAGGAGGCCTTGTGGTTAAAGGTATCGGCAATACGGGCGTGCGCAAGTAGTCCCTGGGTCGCACGGATACTCTCGGCGAGATCATCAGCATAATAAAAACTATGGGGCGCGATATAGGAGCACTTTACCGCGGGGGAGTTGATGGTCTTGATGATCTCAACCGCCGGGTCGATACGCTCCAGCCAGTCTTCTGGATGAGGTTCAATACTGAGAGTAAGTCCTTCGCGCTCCAGCAGGGGGACCAGGACATCCATACTACGCCAGAATGCATTTTCACAGGCTTCAGCAGTATGGCTGCCCGTGCGATCTGCTGCTGATCGTTCTGGAGAACCTCCACGACCAAATTCGGAAACCAGCAGTGGTGCATCCATATCGACGGCAATCTCGATGGTGCGTTTCCAGTTATCGATGGCCACCTCCCATTCGTCACGATACGGGCTTGACCAGCGATACATGGGCTGAAGTGAAGCCAGCCCCACATTATGCTGCTTCAGTGCCTGCTTGAACGTCTGGATACGTTCGGGATACACCCGTGGACGTGTCCACCACTGCAGAAAATCTGCACGTGGTGACAGCTCGATATAGTCGTATCCCAGTTCTTTTGTCAGTCTGCAAATTTCCGGTAATGACAAATGGCGATGCATGTATGGATCAAGGGCTATTTTCATTGTCGTCTCATTCTGGTTGAAGGAAAAGGCACCTGCACCATCGGCCATCGTGAATGTTTCCGGGCGCGAATATTTCAGGCGTTAGTCGCCGTGTAGGTGAGGAATGGCAGGGTATATTGCAGAAGACCGCGGCGCTTATGCACAACGGTATCCTTCATAGTAGTAAGCAGCCGTATGGCCATTTGTTCTAATGGATGAGCCAGCACTACATCCACTTCACCCCGGGCCAAGGCTTCCCGGGTCAGATCGGTAAGATCGTGGCATATTGTCACCAGCTTTCGTGACGGATGGTCACGCAGAGCCTGCAACACTCCCTCTATCCCGCCACCCGCCAGATACAGGCCTACCAAATCGGGATGCTGAGCCAGCAGCTCTTCTGTGGTTGCGCACGCCAGAGGGATATCCTCCAGGCTGATCATCGTTTCGAGAACCTGAAACTCTGGTGCTGACTCACGCATGTAGGCACGGAAGCTGATCTCATTCTCTTCCTGATTCTGATAGCGATGGCTGCCAATCATCAGGCCAATCTTGCCGGACTGACGACTGAGTCGTGACATCATCCAGGCCGCCGTTCGTCCTACTTTGCGATTATCCAGTCCGATGTATCCTGCCCGATTGGCCGCAGACAGGTCTGATATCAATGCAATGACGGGGGTTCCATGGAGGGCGAGCTGATCGATCGCCTGATTAATCAGTGGATGGTCGGCAGCCACTACGGCCAGTACATCACAGCGCTCAGCAAGACGGCGCATCTGATCAATGATCATCTGCGGCACCAGCTCTTCGAGAAAGATAATCTCCAGGCTGTCATATTCATGACCATTGCTTTTCATTGCTTCATTGAGAGCAGATGCGCAGTCTACATAGAAGCGTGTACTGCGTTTCTGCAAAATGACCGCCAGGCGGCATCCCGCTGCGGAGTCCTTGGCTCGTTTGCGAATTAGCCCTGTACGGGGAAAGCCAATACGTTCAGCCGCCTCCAGAACTCGCTGAACCGTTTCCTCATTGACAGGAGCCCGCTTGTTGATAACGCGATCTACGGTTGCAATGCCCACGCCTGCAGCTTTAGCCAGATCGGTCGTAGTGGGTGATTTGTGCATTGTCCATACTCCGGTAATGGGGAGGAGTTATTCTTCCTGTCATGTGCGATGAAAGATAACGTCTGATGGTTTTATCACAGAAAAACCAGCCAGCCTCCCCCGGGCAGACGACTTACTGATAATCGACCCACACGCCTCCGGCATCGGCAGAACGGACGCAGTTTGCTACCCAGCGAACCCCTTCTACACCTGCATGGATATCGGGGTAGCGTAGTGTCGACAGGTATTCCTGATCCTTTCTGTCTGAGGCATCCATGGCCAGAGCGAAGCGGTAGTAAAGATTGGACCAGGCTTCAAAGAGGCCTTCAGGATGGCCACCGCCGATACGATCATCCAGTAGCGCATCGGGATGCAGATAGGACATGCCACGTTCCAGAATCTGTGCCGGTTTCCCCTGTATTTCAAACGACAGCTGATTAGGGTGTTCATCCCACCACTCAATACTGGCTTTGGAGCCTATGACACGGATTTTTTGCCCGTGCATGGACCCTGCATTGACAGCGGATGACCAGACAAACCCCATGGCGCCGCTGCTGTAACGCATCAGGGTGTACGCGTTATCTTCCAGAGGAGCACGGCTTTTGACAAAGCTCTGCCGGGTGCACATCAGGCTCTCTATTTTCAGTTCCGGCAGCATCACTTCGGAAAGATAAAGAGGGTGGGTACCCACATCGCCCAGTACGTAGCTCGGGCCTGCAAACTTCGGGTCAACCCGCCATCTGGTAGCGGGATTGGCCTCTTCTACGGCCTCACTGTGGAATCCGTGAGCAAACTGCATATTAACGATGCGAATATCTCCCAGCTCACCAGCGGCAATCATGGCTCGTGCCTGCTCAATAAGCTGATGGCCGGCATAGCCATAGGTGACACCTACAATCCTGTTTCGGCTCAAGGCCAGTTCTCTGAGTTCTTCTGCTTCGGCAACGCTAAAACAAAGAGGCTTTTCGCAAACGACATGCAGCCCTGCTATCAGTGCGGCTTTGCAAATAGCGAAGTGAGTGCCATTGGGAGTGGCGACGGATACTGCTTGTATACCATCAGGGCGCGGTGCTTCCGCGGCAAACATCTCCTGATAGCTGTCATAGCAGCGTTGTGGATCAAGCCCCAGACTGGTACCAAACTCTCTGCCGCGTGCCGGGTTAATATCAAATGCTCCTGCAACCAGCTGGAAGGTGTTATCACGCATGGCGGCGGAGCGGTGAATATAGCCAATCTGACTGCCCTGGCCCCCTCCTACCATGGCCCAGCGGATCGGATGTGCAGTGCGTTTTTCACCGTTGATCATGTTGTTATCCTTGGCCAGCATCTGGCTGTGCAGTCGCGCGTTGATAAGTCATGCGCATCATGTTTCACGATCTGTTCTGCCTTCGGGACGGGCAAGAGCAAGAGAGGAGACTTAGTGGTTGAATCCCACCTGAGCTAAATAGAGGCGGCTTTCAGTCACGTCACGCAGGCTGGTATCGCTGTTGCACGGATCTCTTTCCTGCTCAATGGTGATAAAACCGTGATAGTCGATGTCTTCCAGACAGGCTTTGAGAGCTGTGTAGTCAATGGCACCTTTACCGATAGGGCACATTACCCCCCGTGCACAGGCATCGAAGAATTTTATTTCTTCCTGCATTATCTGCTGGTAGAGAGAGGAGTCGATATCCTTGAAATGGATATAGTCAATATTATCGGAGTATTTGCGCAGCCAGGTTTCCGGGTCCATCCCTGAGTAATAAAGATGACCAGTATCCAGGCAAAGACCGGCAATATCGTAGCTAATATCAGTAACCAGCTTTTCTATTTCATCAGCAAATTCTATATACCCACCCGCATGAGGATGAATGACGGACCTGACACCGTATTTATTTGCTACGGAGGCAATAGCGCGGATATGTGTCATCATCTGCTGCCAGTGTTGTTCGGACAGACGTGGTGCCGTATCGCTATGCCCTGCCTTGATATCACGCTCAGGATGTCCCCAATCGATGATCACCAGATAAGGAAGAGGAAACTTTTGGCTCTTTTCTGCTGCAGGCATCGGCAGCCGGGTAATGAACTGGCAGATGTTCTCAGCCTGTTGCAGCAAGTTTGTCAGGTTGGAAGGTTCAACCAGATCGTCGAAGATCGTTCCCGCAATAATATTCAGATTCAGACTCTGCAGCTCACGGGAAACAGTGTCTATATCCAGTGGAATATAACCATAGGGGCCGAGTTCAATACCTTTATAGCCGGCAGTGGATGCTTCATGAAGCACCTTCTTCCAGTGAGGTAGAAAAGGGTTTTTAGGATCGTCGACACCCCAGCAGCAAGGTGCGCTGGCAATTTTGATACTCATGATAATTTACACCCTGTTTTATCAGCTGAGCGTGAGCTAATAGCGATTCGTTGTATTTTTCAGTGATGTTTTAATTAATTGCAGTTGTTCAGATATGACCGTTATTTAAAAAAGAGTCATACTTTTTAAGAAGAATTCTATTGAGATTGTTATTTGTATTGTGTTTGCTGAGTGTACGAGTTTCTGCAGTGCGTACAATTGTCAGCTATCATTTCATATCATGTATTATCTTCGTGGCTGGAGCATTGCGTGATAGAACTATCATGTGTTGTCGAGTTGTTCCTCCCGGAGGCCTTATATCTGTGAACGTTATAATGGACCGCCAGGCTGCCGTCGGGGGCGCGCTTTGCAAAAAGGCCCGTCACGCTAAGGTTATTGACATTGTGCTGACATTTGCACAGGACGCCGGAAGTACCTTGATCCCCTTATCACCGGGTAGGATTGCTGTAGATGAAATCTGTCGCCATTGTTGTCTTCCCTGATGTTCTGCTGCTGGATGTGGCTGGCCCGATGGATGTCTTTGCTATTGCCAACCGCTATCTGGCACCGGAGCATGCCTACCGCATTACTACCGTCGGTGCTGAGAGTACCGCCGTGCGGGCCTCCAACGGTCTGCGTGTGCTTGCCGATGAGAGTATTGATAGTGCTCCCCAGGCTTACGATCTCCTGCTGGTGCCCGGTGGACCTGGTGCCTACAACGACATCCCCACCTGTCTGTTACCGTGGCTGCAGGACAGTGCCAGTCAGTCGCAGCATTATGGTTCCATTTGTACGGGGGCCTTTCTGCTGGGGCATGCAGGTCTGCTGGATGGTCACCGTGTTACTACGCACTGGAATTACACCGAACGCCTGTCCCGGCTGTTTCCTGCAGCACAGGTCGAAACCAATCATATCTACCTTCAGGATCGTTACCTGCTGACGTCCGGAGGGGTGACCGCAGGTATTGATCTGGCCCTGTCGGTTGTTGAAGCTGATCATGGCCGTCAGCTGGCACTGACGGTTGCTAAGGTTATTCTGGTGGCGATGAAACGGCAGGGAGGGCAGGGCCAGTTTGGGCCGATGCTGTCTACGGTGGCGAGGGAGGATACGCCAGTATCGCGTGTTCAGTCCTATGTACTGGCGCATATCGACGAGTCGTTTACGGTCGAGCGGATGGCGTCTCTGGCAGCAATGAGTGCCCGTAGCTTTGCCCGGCAGTTTGTTAAAGAAAGCCGCTGTACGCCCATGGAGTTTGTGCTGGGGGCGCGTATTGATCACGCCCGGAAAATGCTGGAAACAACCGAGCTGCCAATGAAGACCGTGGCCTATCACAGTGGTTTTGGTAGTGACCGGCATATGCGGCTGTTGTTTACGGAGCGTCTGGGATTAACGCCATCGCAGTATCGTGAGCGGTTTGGCTTCGACATCTAGCCTTGCACTGCGCTGTTATCAGGCAATGCCGGGGGGTGGCTGAATCCATCCTCGATTTGGCTGTTTCTGTCCCATTATCTGCATTGCAGGAAAAACTCAGACAGCGATGATAAAGGACTACTCATTGCCAGGGAGAGTGCTGAGCCATCCGGACTGATGCATTGCTGCGTAGCCCTGTGAGAGAGGATATCGCCTCTACCGCACAGCGTAGCAGTCGCTGCTTCCGGCTGATTCATCAGGACCGATGAATTCGTCTGGCTTCAGTGTGAATAATGCAGATGACTATGCCGCGAGCCGATCAGAGTGAACAGACGTTTTGCTTTGATGCTTTTACCTTCCATATTCAGCGCCGTCTGGTGACAGAGCAGGGGCAGCCAGTGCGACTGGGGAGCCGTGCGCTGGATATTCTGCAGTTGCTGCTGGAAAACGCTGGCAAAGTGGTCAGCAAAGAACAGCTGATCGCCTACGTGTGGCCCCACTCCATCGTGGAAGATATCAACCTGCGGGTACATATCGCGGCACTGCGCCGTGCACTGCACGATGGCGAGGATGGGCGTCGTTACATCATCACTGTTCCTCAGCGTGGTTATAGTTTTGTTGCCGCCGGTGTCCGGCAGGCTGAAGCTGCCGGACACCCGTCTGGTACGGATCCTGAGCAGACGCTTATTGCCGCGCCGACAGCCACACACAGCTATTCTCTCCCAGTCAGTGCCGCGGCTATCGAGGGCCGTGATGAGCTGGTGGAAGAGCTGGTGCAGCGGTTGCTTTCGCATCGTCTGGTGACTCTGACAGGGCCCGGTGGCGTTGGTAAAAGCTGCACAGCATTACAGGTGGCGGAGCGGGTACGGGGGGTCTATCAGCAGCAGATCTGCATGATCGATTTTTCTGCAGGTCAGGATCCGGTCGCCGTGGCGACCTTGCTCAGCCGTCAGCTGGGGCTGGAGATCAGTGGTCATCCTCACGCCGAACGCCAGCAGCCACGGTTACTGATTTTTGATAACTGTGATAGCCAGCTGAATACCTGTGCAGATATGGCTGAGTCTCTGCTGAAAAGTGTGTCTCAGCTTTCTATTCTGGTGACCAGCTGCGAAGCCCTGCGTATTGAAGGTGAGTATGTGCAGGTTTTACAGCCACTGCCTTATCCGTCACTGGCAAAGGATCAGCAGCCTGAGCGCCTGCTGTCATTTCCCTCTGTGCGTCTGTTGCTCAAGCGCATCCAGGCACGGCAGCAGGACTTTACCCTTAGCGCGGCCAACGCGCCGCTGCTGTGTGACATCTGTCGCCGGCTGGATGGGATGCCTCTGGCTCTGGAGCTGGCGGCATTTCACAGTGAAGCCTATGGAGTACAGGGGCTGTGTCAGCTGTTGGATGAGCATTTTGCGTTTTTGCGGCTGGAGCGTCGTGCCGCCAGCGGCCGTCATCAGTCACTGCAGGCCGTGGTACGCTCTGGCTATGACAACCTGACGGAGCTGGAGCGTGTATGCTTCAAGCGTCTGGGCGTGTTGCGCACGGTGTTTACCCTCAATGTGGCCCTGAAGGTACTGGGCAGCAGGCAGCTCAGTGATGCCTGTATTGTCGAAGCCCTGACCGGGCTGGTGGCCAAATCGATGGTGCAGGTGGATGCGCTGGGGGGAATCGCCCGTTATCGGTTGCTGCATGCGACCCGGGCATTTGCTCTTGAGCTGCTGCAGCAAACGGGGGAACTTGCTGCCATGCAGCGGCGTTATGCAGAGGTGTGTTGCCAGTCCTTCAGAAAAGAAGCAGTAAGTAAGGAGCCCTCACACTGGCAGAGTGCACTGCTGATCTGATATTCACCGGCCGTCAGACCCGCTCAGTCCGACTGTTCCCGTCTCCCCGTCTGGCGTTTAGTGGGAGGTAAGCGGTTGCCATTGCTGCAACAGTGCCCCGACGCGCAGCATATCCGGAGTGGCAAAACCTTCGCTGAACTTGCCGTAGACCGGCGCCAGCAGTTCGTATGCGTCAGCCTGACGTCCCTGGCTGTGCCAGAGCTCTGCCAGGCTGGTCGCGCTGCGCAGTTCCCAGATCAGTGCTCCTTGCTCGCGCGCAATCTGTAATGCCCTCGTCAGCACCTGTTCAGCTGTGTCGGCATCTGCCGCAGGTTGCGACAGCAGATGATCCGCCTTCACTCTCAGTAACTCTGCTGTGGCCCAGCCGGTCAGACCACGCTCTGCGCGCTCCAGTAGCGCCGGACTGGCGAAGCTGGCTCGCAGCGTGGCGATGAATTCGCCAATCATGGTGGCCGGTGGCTGAGGCGGTTGCGGATAAGGACCATGGCTGTCCACTAGCGGCAGATACAGGCGCTGGTAATAGGGTACCCAGTTCTGGAAGAACACCACGGTGTGCCGGTGAGTCAGCTGGGCCAGCAGGGTAAGCCGCTGAATGGCCAGCGGATGCTTGCCGTTGTGAAAGGCGATCACAAAACCTGCCATGCACAGGGTGTAGCAAATGGACGTGGCATGATCGATCCGGGTGGCACGCTCCAGCGCCAGTGTCGCGACCTGACAGGCCTGCTCGGTTAACCCCTGCAGCCAGAGAATACGTGCCTGTAGCGTCAGGGTGGCAACATGCAGATCGTACTGGACCCCCAGATTGTGGGTGACATAGCAGGGGGCATGCTGATCAGGTAGCTGACTGCCAATGCTGTCCAGCAGCTGGCGGGCCTGCCGCTGCTGTCCGGCATAGTGCAGCGCCAGCGCCTGCAGGCGCCTGCTGGTAATCCACACCACGGGCTCGCGTTGCCAGTTCAGTTTCTCGAACTGCTGGCCTTGCTGCAGCCCGGCACGATAATCGCTGCGGCTGAGATTGATCGTCATCTGTCCGGAAATGGCTTGCAGTTGTCCCATCCGATGCTGGCACTGCTCAGCCAGATGGTGGGCGGCGGTGAAGGCCGCCCAGGTTTCCAGGGTATCTCCACGGCAGTGAAACCAGGCACTGCCGAGCAACAGTTGCAGTTGCATGGTGAGCTCGGCGGAGCGTGCGGCGGTTTCACAACTCAACGCCTGTTGCAGATAGCGGCTGTATTCCTGCAGCAAAGACAGCTCCTGCCACAACGGCGAAGACTCGAGGATCAGGCTGATAGCCAGGGCATGATGCAGAGGCCTGTCCAGGGCCCAGTTCATCGCTGCACGCAGTTCGTTCAGCTGCGCCTCACACTGTTGCCGCCAGCCCGGGTCGGACTGCTGCTCCCATTGCTTTCTGGCACGCTTCATCTGCAGCAGACAAAAGTTGGCGTGGTGCAGGGCCGCCAGATCATCCTCCTGCACCTGCTGCAGCTGACCGCGTGCATAGCAGCGTGTGGTAGCCAGCAGGTAGTAACGAAGTGTCAGGTGGCTGTTGTCGACGTTCAGCAATGACTTGTTCACCAGTTCGGCTATGGCCGGCAACAACTGACTGGCTGACAGTGGACCCCAGGGAGCCACCGCGATGGCCGACTCCAGGGTAAAGCGTCCCTCGAAAATGCTCAGCCGGCGCAGGCTCTGCTGCGCCTGCTCGCACAACAGCTCGTAGCTCCAGTCCAGTGTGGCCCGCAACGTCTGATGACGGGGTAGGGCAGTACGGCGGCCCTGTGTCAGCAAACGGAAGCTGTTCTGCAACTGAAACAGCAGATCACGCAGGCCTATGCTGCTGAGGTGAGCGGCAGCCAGTTCGATGGCCAGTGGAATGCCGTCCAGCCGCTGACAAATCTGAACTACCAGCGCCAGTTCCTGAGCATCCGGCGCAAAGTGGCCGGCACAGCCCTGCGCACGCTCCACAAACAGCTGAATAGCAGGAAAATTCAGGACAGTGTGCGGTTCGGCCATCTGTGTGGTGGGGTAAGCCAGCGCATTGAGGCGAATCACTTGCTCCCCTTCGATATTCAGTGGTTCACGGCTGGTGCAGAGCAGGTGCAGGTGCGGTGCATGGCGCAGCAGGCTGTCGGCCAGTGCGGCGATGTCATCAATCAGGTGCTCACAGTTATCGACGACCAGCAGCATGTGGCGGTTCTGCAGGTGTTGGTAGAGCTGCGGCAACGGGTCGCCGTGTGTAGCGGGCAGCTCCAGTACCTTGCTCAGTACCATGCTGATGGCCGACTCGTCGCGCAGCGGCGCCAGATCCAGCAGCCGAATACCCTGTGCAAACTGGCCAAGCAGCAGCTCCGCTGTGCGCAGTGCCACGGTGGTTTTACCGATGCCGCCGATGCC
This Pokkaliibacter sp. MBI-7 DNA region includes the following protein-coding sequences:
- a CDS encoding winged helix-turn-helix domain-containing protein, with amino-acid sequence MNSCHSPLPPPTAVTEPYPRQEQAVCFGAYRIYPQQRLVFDGERPLTLGKRALDILLVLLQHAGEVVSKKQLLATVWPDSSVEEISLRVHIAALRKALGDGQRGQRYIVTVPQRGYCLAVNIISETPSGTALRREQEHNLPPRLTRMLGRDDVLHRLLTLTPQQRLVSVVGIGGIGKTTVALRTAELLLGQFAQGIRLLDLAPLRDESAISMVLSKVLELPATHGDPLPQLYQHLQNRHMLLVVDNCEHLIDDIAALADSLLRHAPHLHLLCTSREPLNIEGEQVIRLNALAYPTTQMAEPHTVLNFPAIQLFVERAQGCAGHFAPDAQELALVVQICQRLDGIPLAIELAAAHLSSIGLRDLLFQLQNSFRLLTQGRRTALPRHQTLRATLDWSYELLCEQAQQSLRRLSIFEGRFTLESAIAVAPWGPLSASQLLPAIAELVNKSLLNVDNSHLTLRYYLLATTRCYARGQLQQVQEDDLAALHHANFCLLQMKRARKQWEQQSDPGWRQQCEAQLNELRAAMNWALDRPLHHALAISLILESSPLWQELSLLQEYSRYLQQALSCETAARSAELTMQLQLLLGSAWFHCRGDTLETWAAFTAAHHLAEQCQHRMGQLQAISGQMTINLSRSDYRAGLQQGQQFEKLNWQREPVVWITSRRLQALALHYAGQQRQARQLLDSIGSQLPDQHAPCYVTHNLGVQYDLHVATLTLQARILWLQGLTEQACQVATLALERATRIDHATSICYTLCMAGFVIAFHNGKHPLAIQRLTLLAQLTHRHTVVFFQNWVPYYQRLYLPLVDSHGPYPQPPQPPATMIGEFIATLRASFASPALLERAERGLTGWATAELLRVKADHLLSQPAADADTAEQVLTRALQIAREQGALIWELRSATSLAELWHSQGRQADAYELLAPVYGKFSEGFATPDMLRVGALLQQWQPLTSH